CTTTTCACTTCGTCCGGCGCTGCCTGACAGGCTCCGCACTCTGCTAACTCGAAACTTTTTTAGCCCTCCGCGTCTCGAGTAGGACGGAGGACGATCCAGAATTGTGACGGGTTTTCAGGCGACTCTGGCGGCCCCCATCAACCCGGGCTACCTGTTATTAGGCGGCCAGTGCGAAACTTTCGTTTGCAATTAAAAATTTGTGATCAGCTTTTAACGTGGCCAACTGATCAACCACGACACGCAAGCCATCGCTTCCAATCATCCGGTCGAATCCAGATCACCCCCAGGTCTGGGAAGTGCTTCATGCGAAACACTCGGTCGCAATTTGCAACTACAACCATCATATGCAGGATGGCGGTTTTCGTCCAGGTAACTTGTTTGAACCGGATCCAACTTGACGGCACGAACGCTTGCAGACAGAATGTCTGTAGTGGATTCAACCGCCCTTGATGTCGGAACCCTGCGATGTGCCAAATTTGTTCAATTACCAGTCGCTCAATTCATACTTCCCGAACCATTCACGAAATGAATCGCGGATTTACGATGGTTGAACTGTTGGCGGTGGTTGCCATCATCGGGGTCTTGGTCGGGTTGTTGTTGCCAGCTGTCCAATCGGCTCGCGAAAGCGCTAGACGGACCAGTTGCTCGAGCAATTTGATACAAGTGGCGATTGCGACGAGCGCCTATCACGACGCGTTCAAACAATTGCCGGTCCAACTATCGGGGACCGACGGAAGTTCAAAACCGGGGGACGATAACAACCGGCGACTCAGCGCTTTCGTCGCCCTATTACCGTTCATGGACGCTGCAAATCTGTGGGATCAAATCCAAGAGCCGCTAGCACGTCAAACGGAATATGAAGCCGGCTTTGACGCTTGGATCGGGATGGACGACTACCAAAATTTTGAAAGCGATCTGTTAGACGAGAATGGTAAAAAGATCAATGACGGAACTGAATCACCTTGGCCGGCTGGCGGCCCCGACCCGTCGGATGCCTATGCGCCGTGGTATACCGAGCCCAAGGAACTTCGCTGCCCCAGCGATCCAGGCGTCGGCCGTCCATCGATGGGACGGTCAAACTATGCCTTCTGCATTGGCGATGGAATCGATTGCAGTGAATCCGGCCCAATGAAAGACGTCGGCGGCGTCTTCGTCATCGACGACAATCTCGCGAAACGCACCAAGGTTGCCATGCGAGGCTTATTTGTCCCCCGCGTTGTGACGCGTTTCTCCGATGCAACGGATGGGCTTTCCCATACGATCATGCTTGGCGAGATGGCAACGGACTTAGGCGACTCCTACATTTCGACTCACCCGGTCGTCGCTATGGTCAGCAAAGTTCCCGATGCAAAAATTCTGATGAATGACCCCGGTTGGGTTCGAATGAGTGACTACGTGGATTTGGACCGGCCCCGATTCTGGACCAACGCGGCGATCGTCAGCACTGTGTCGGGAATCCCCAGTGCTCGGCGCGGACACCGCTGGGCCGATGGAATGCCGCTTTATACTTCTTTTAACACGATATTGCCCCCGAATCGCGAGTTGGTGTTGCAAGCGGATTCAGATGTATCAGGCGGTGTGTTTCCAGCCAGCAGCCGGCACCAGGGTGGTGCTCACGTTGCTTTCGGAGATGGTGCGATTCACTTCATCACCGACAGTATCGATGCAGGAAACGATCACGAGCCGACAGTGTATCTAGGCAATGACGTCGGGCCGGATCGCGAGAGCCCGTACGGTGTTTGGGGGGCCATGGGCACCGCGGCGAGCCAAGAGTTGGCCGCTAATCAGTGGCCCGCGTCGAGCGACCAGTGAACTGAGCGACCGCAGAACAAAAATTCTGCGTCAGCTCAGTTTTCGCGTTCAGTCTTAGCGGGGCCCGTAAGCGTTCACGCAAGAATCGGTCCTTGACTAAATCCCCACGGGCTCCAGTGCTAGCGAGCGCTGAGCTTTGCGAACGAGTCTATTTTGGACCGTAAACAACGCCTTGCAGCAAGTGGAAGGTTTCCTTGCCTTCCAAACCGATGCGAATGAACTTTGCCTTTGTGTTCTTTGGCAGATCGATCATCCATTCGGACCTTGGTTTTTCGGCCGACCAAACCTTCTTGTAGTCCGTGTCGTTGTCGCTGATCCAGACCGTCAATCCTTTGGCTCGTTCGACGAAGCCCTTTCGATTGCTGAGCCAAAGTTGACTGATCGTTTGAACTTCTGGCAAGCGAATCGTGACATAAGGACTGTTGGTGTTTTCCTGTGAGTGAAACGCAAAGTCAAACTTGGTGCGTTTGTGAGGCGACAGAAACAGATGCAATTCGTCGTTGTGTATTGAATCTGAAAAACCGCGTCCAGGCATCAACCACGCATCACGCGAAATCTCAACGGAGCCAGCGTGCGTCCGCAGGGGCGTCGGATTCTTGTACTTGGCGCGAACCCAGCCATCGACACTTTCAATTTTGATTCCGTTTTGCTGCTTCAGGTATTCGACCAGATCAAGAAACTCAATCGGCGCGATCGTCTTGGCCAAACCTTCGGGCATCGAACTCGCTTTCATTTCCTTGCGAATCTCAATGTCATCTTTCAGCAGCGTCTCTTCCTTTCCATTTGCGATACCCAACGTGATCGAATCATCGTCTTCCTTCAAAATGAATCCGTTGTGGGTACCGCCGTCGTAGTCCAGCAGCAGGACCGTCTCGTAACCCTTTGCGATTTCGTCGTTCGGCAACACGATCGACGTGATCAGCTTGTGCGGGTCCATGCGGCTACCGATATCCGATAGTTCGGGACCAAACTTTTTGCCAATGTCGCCGATCATGTGGCACGCCGAACAAACTTGTTTGAAAACCCCTTCGCCGCGAGAAGCGTTTCCGCCTCGGATCCCCACAAGTTGCCCGATTGCCGCTTTGCGTTTTTCAACCGACGCATCCACATCATCGGCAATTTCAAGAGGCAAAACGGCATGGCCACCGGGACCGCTCATGTTGCGGTACCGCTTGAAATGCAGCTTTGCCTTATCGGACGCCGACGCCAGAAAGGTGGCTGACTTTTCGGAGGGGCCCCAGATTGGTTGCAGTGCGTGCAAGGTGTGTTCGAGTGTGTAATCGATCCAGTAATCCAACGGGTAGTCGACCACTGACAAAGCCAACTCGGTCGCATCGTCAGATTCCAGGAAACTGATCGCACGAACCGCTTCCAATCGGACTCGTGGATGCGGGTCTTTTACCGCTGTTTCGAATACTTCACGTGCGGATTCAAAACGATCCTGTTCGCTTGACACTGTTTGCACGGCGGCAGCTCTAGCATGAAAATCGTCACTCTGCATGACCCGCCAGACCAAACCGGGATCAACGTCACGGAAACTCTCTTGAATCCACATCGCTTCGCAAAGTCGCTGGGCATCCGCTTCGTAAGCAAGCCACTTATCGAGAGCTGAAAAAACGTCGTCCTTGGAACGCACACGCAGTTCACGTCGCACTCGGTACCGTGTTCGCAGTTCGGGAACCAGCAATTCGGCTAGCAATTCGTCGATCGACGCTGCTTCCAAATTCACGGTCTTTAGCAGTGGCTTGTTCGTGTTCACCATCCGATAAACACGTCCGTGAACATGGTCGCGGTTGGGGTCACGCTGAGAGTATTGCATGTGACCGATCAGCGCATTGCACCAATCGCCGAACCAGATCGCACCGTCGGGACCGATTTTTGGGTCCACCGGACGGAAGGTCGCGTCGGTGGACGACAACAGATCGTCAATCCGCTTGCCAACCATGCCAGCAGAATCGGGATCGTCGGCGAGTTCAAATCGCGGCATGCCATGCATGTTGATCACACACGCATAGATAAATTGACCCTGCATCGAATCGGGCAAATGTCGCGACAGCAGGAACTCGTTACCAACTGCTGGTCGCATTCCTTCGTTATCAAAGACCGGTTCCAGCGTTTTTCGTGTGTCAACCTCTTTGCCGGACAGCGGCGCGATCCAGTGTTGTTTCGCGTTGGTGCCGTCACCCACGATTCCATTGCCCCAGTTGTCGAACACCAAACACCAAGGGTTGCCGTAGCCCGGCGTGACAAAGTGGCGGAAACTCATCGACAAGGGATCGTAGATGTAGTCACCACCGCGATTGCGATTTCGGAATGGCCCCCAAGGCGTTTCAAGAGTCGTCGACAGCGAGATTCCCTCAAGCATGTGCAACTGGCCGCCGTGCGAGTACTCCCAGGCTCCGACCGTGTGGTGAGTGTCATCGGTAGCAATGCCATCAATCACCTGGTCGACTTCGTCTGCTTTGTCGTCGCCGTCGGTGTCTTTCAAGAACAAGATCCGAGGCTCGTCGACGACCAAGACGCCACCGTCAAAAAACTCGAACC
The Rubripirellula reticaptiva DNA segment above includes these coding regions:
- a CDS encoding DUF1559 family PulG-like putative transporter — protein: MNRGFTMVELLAVVAIIGVLVGLLLPAVQSARESARRTSCSSNLIQVAIATSAYHDAFKQLPVQLSGTDGSSKPGDDNNRRLSAFVALLPFMDAANLWDQIQEPLARQTEYEAGFDAWIGMDDYQNFESDLLDENGKKINDGTESPWPAGGPDPSDAYAPWYTEPKELRCPSDPGVGRPSMGRSNYAFCIGDGIDCSESGPMKDVGGVFVIDDNLAKRTKVAMRGLFVPRVVTRFSDATDGLSHTIMLGEMATDLGDSYISTHPVVAMVSKVPDAKILMNDPGWVRMSDYVDLDRPRFWTNAAIVSTVSGIPSARRGHRWADGMPLYTSFNTILPPNRELVLQADSDVSGGVFPASSRHQGGAHVAFGDGAIHFITDSIDAGNDHEPTVYLGNDVGPDRESPYGVWGAMGTAASQELAANQWPASSDQ
- a CDS encoding PVC-type heme-binding CxxCH protein — translated: MKFASMQSTAPFLRAGTLAASCFLLSIVWQPAFADEPTQVAFSDGNRVAAVGNSLAERMNLYGNFETQLHLTLPDQQIKFRNFGWPADEVGNRQRPNSYTTIDDPLKVFSPNVFLCFYGANESFAGDSASDVEQFVANYRKWIAELSSTYAGTEGQARFVLVSPTAFESSGNPLHPDADKRNKSLEIYTDAIKRLATEDGHQFVDLFSETATAFAQQPGLQFTINGVHLNERGDQLMAKQLGTVLLDDSPIQSDATRYQRVRKWVNDKSWLHLQDYRMLNGWYVYGGRRTFDTETFPTEYRKIRAMNEVRDRYIWDLAAGRPVADEPDDSNTGEVFTPETMFGTRDENFRAGREPDELIYPTPEESIKSMTVPDGFKVELFASEREFPELANPNQIAFDSRGRLWVSCMPNYPQWQPGAKRPSDRLLILEDTDGDGKADKSTTFYDKLICPTGFEFFDGGVLVVDEPRILFLKDTDGDDKADEVDQVIDGIATDDTHHTVGAWEYSHGGQLHMLEGISLSTTLETPWGPFRNRNRGGDYIYDPLSMSFRHFVTPGYGNPWCLVFDNWGNGIVGDGTNAKQHWIAPLSGKEVDTRKTLEPVFDNEGMRPAVGNEFLLSRHLPDSMQGQFIYACVINMHGMPRFELADDPDSAGMVGKRIDDLLSSTDATFRPVDPKIGPDGAIWFGDWCNALIGHMQYSQRDPNRDHVHGRVYRMVNTNKPLLKTVNLEAASIDELLAELLVPELRTRYRVRRELRVRSKDDVFSALDKWLAYEADAQRLCEAMWIQESFRDVDPGLVWRVMQSDDFHARAAAVQTVSSEQDRFESAREVFETAVKDPHPRVRLEAVRAISFLESDDATELALSVVDYPLDYWIDYTLEHTLHALQPIWGPSEKSATFLASASDKAKLHFKRYRNMSGPGGHAVLPLEIADDVDASVEKRKAAIGQLVGIRGGNASRGEGVFKQVCSACHMIGDIGKKFGPELSDIGSRMDPHKLITSIVLPNDEIAKGYETVLLLDYDGGTHNGFILKEDDDSITLGIANGKEETLLKDDIEIRKEMKASSMPEGLAKTIAPIEFLDLVEYLKQQNGIKIESVDGWVRAKYKNPTPLRTHAGSVEISRDAWLMPGRGFSDSIHNDELHLFLSPHKRTKFDFAFHSQENTNSPYVTIRLPEVQTISQLWLSNRKGFVERAKGLTVWISDNDTDYKKVWSAEKPRSEWMIDLPKNTKAKFIRIGLEGKETFHLLQGVVYGPK